One segment of bacterium DNA contains the following:
- a CDS encoding prepilin peptidase: MMPLWFILVFLFLLGLIVGSFLNVLIWRIPEGEEVVQRRSHCRHCARILEWYELIPLWSFVVLGGRCRSCKERISLQYPLVELSSGVLFSFTYWWMEKRATEPLGFLPNVSEAATQFSITGLFPDVTNILAISYALFAICVFLVIFVTDVRHFLIPDRVMLPAIALFSCLILANRFIFACGIPTVNCSLPNVAGSLVGAAFFLLLIIISRGVWMGLGDVKLAVFMGLFLGFWNVLVALLLASFSGSLVGLALILVNKKTLKSEVPFGAFLAPAAIAAFFFGDAILKSVHLAPFRW; this comes from the coding sequence ATGATGCCCCTATGGTTTATTCTGGTGTTCTTATTCCTTCTCGGCCTTATTGTGGGAAGCTTCCTTAATGTGCTCATCTGGCGCATTCCGGAAGGCGAGGAGGTGGTGCAGAGGCGATCCCACTGCCGTCATTGCGCGCGAATTCTCGAGTGGTACGAACTCATTCCGTTATGGTCCTTTGTGGTCCTTGGCGGCAGGTGCCGTTCGTGCAAAGAACGCATCTCCCTTCAATATCCTCTTGTGGAGCTGTCAAGCGGCGTTCTTTTTAGTTTTACATATTGGTGGATGGAGAAGCGCGCAACAGAGCCCCTTGGTTTTTTGCCGAATGTTTCTGAAGCAGCAACACAATTCTCTATAACCGGACTTTTTCCCGATGTTACAAATATTCTTGCCATCAGCTATGCGTTATTCGCTATCTGCGTGTTTTTGGTCATATTTGTAACGGACGTACGCCATTTTCTCATCCCCGACCGTGTCATGTTGCCCGCTATTGCGCTCTTTTCGTGTCTCATTCTCGCCAACCGTTTTATCTTTGCGTGCGGAATTCCAACAGTGAATTGCAGTTTGCCAAACGTGGCAGGATCTTTGGTCGGGGCGGCATTTTTTCTTTTACTCATCATTATTTCTCGTGGTGTCTGGATGGGACTTGGCGACGTGAAGCTCGCAGTCTTCATGGGATTGTTTCTTGGATTTTGGAATGTTCTTGTTGCGCTTCTGCTCGCGTCTTTCAGCGGTTCTCTTGTCGGTTTGGCGCTCATCCTGGTCAATAAAAAGACGTTGAAATCGGAAGTGCCGTTCGGAGCGTTTTTGGCTCCCGCCGCAATCGCCGCTTTTTTCTTCGGAGATGCTATACTAAAGTCGGTGCATCTCGCGCCGTTCAGGTGGTAA